One segment of Anastrepha obliqua isolate idAnaObli1 chromosome 3, idAnaObli1_1.0, whole genome shotgun sequence DNA contains the following:
- the LOC129240660 gene encoding protein ST7 homolog, translated as MWDSSVFLSTLTPKFYVALTGTSSLISGLILIFEWWYFRKYGTSFIEQVSINHISPWINGSEAQSETNGNGNNGSANGTGSSNSNQTAGASQQMPECKVWRNPLNLYRGAEYQRFFWATSKEPLTYYDMNLSAQDHQTFFTCEGDTRKEEYEIMQTAWRERNPVQRIKSAHNALEINPDCASAYILLAEEEATTIVEAEKILKNALKVAETNYRRSQATQHQGPIAEGIHRRDTNVLIYIKRRLAMCARKLGKLKEAAKIFRDLSKEIPSIMNVLNVHENLIETLLEMQAYADCQAVLAKYDDISLPKSATICYTAALLKARAVADKFSPDIASKRGLSSVEMSAVEAIHRAVEFNPHVPKYLLETKPLILPPEHILKRGDSEALAYAFFHLKHWKNVDGALNLLHCTWEGTFRMLPYPLERGHLFYPYPTCTECADRELLPSFHEVSVYPKKELPFFILFTAGLCSFTALLALLTHQYPEPMGALAQTVLIWISYPFHLLKERIEALWPCNFLHQLTRV; from the exons ATGTGGGATTCTTCGGTATTCCTGAGCACACTAACGCCAAAGTTTTATGTTGCTCTGACTGGTACATCAAGCCTCATTTCCGGgttgattttaatatttgaatggtGGTATTTTCGTAAATATGGGACTTCGTTCATAG aacAAGTATCAATAAACCATATTAGCCCATGGATAAATGGAAGTGAGGCTCAAAGCGAGACTAATGGGAATGGAAATAATGGAAGTGCAAATGGGACGGGTAGTAGTAATAGTAATCAGACAGCAGGAGCGAGTCAGCAAATGCCGGAGTGCAAAGTTTGGCGAAATCCGTTGAATTTATATCGTGGAGCGGAATATCAACGTTTTTTTTGGGCAACAAGTAAAGAGCCTCTTACATATTACGACATGAATTTAAGTGCACAGGATCATCAGACCTTTTTTACATGTGAAG GTGATACTAGAAAAGAAGAATACGAAATAATGCAAACCGCTTGGCGTGAACGCAACCCTGTTCAGCGAATAAAATCGGCTCACAATGCACTTGAAATCAATCCAGACTGTGCGTCTGCTTATATTTTATTGGCCGAAGAAGAGGCAACTACTATCGTAGAAGCGGagaagattttaaaaaatgcactaaaagTAGCAGAGACCAACTATCGGAGATCACAAGCCACCCAGCATCAAGGTCCTATAGCTGAGGGTATACATCGTCGTGATACGAATGTGTTAATCTATATTAAGCGACGTCTAGCAATGTGTGCACGGAAGCTTGGAAAACTGAAGGAGGCcgcaaaaatatttcgtgaTCTAAGTAAGGAGATTCCATCTATAATGAATGTACTAAACGTACATGAAAATCTCATCGAGACTTTGCTTGAGATGCAAGCATATGCCGACTGTCAAGCAGTTTTGGCTAAGTATGATGACATTTCGTTACCTAAGTCGGCAACAATATGTTACACCGCTGCTTTGTTAAAAGCACGTGCAGTGGCAGATAAATTTTCTCCCGATATAGCCTCAAAACGTGGACTTAGCTCAGTTGAAATGAGTGCTGTGGAAGCGATCCATCGGGCTGTTGAATTTAATCCACACGTACCGAAGTATTTGTTGGAAACAAAACCACTGATTCTACCGCCAGAACACATATTGAAGCGTGGCGATTCAGAGGCACTTGCATATGCTTTTTTTCATCTAAAACATTGGAAAAATGTGGATGgagcattaaatttattgcattgtACATGGGAAGGTACGTTTCGTATGTTACCGTATCCGTTAGAGCGCGGCCATTTATTCTATCCCTATCCGACATGTACAGAGTGCGCTGATCGGGAATTGCTTCCGTCGTTTCATGAGGTGTCAGTTTACCCCAAAAAGGAATtgcccttttttattttgtttaccgCGGGACTTTGCTCTTTTACTGCTCTTTTAGCTCTGCTTACACATCAGTATCCTGAGCCGATGGGTGCACTCGCTCAAACTGTACTTATTTGGATCTCTTATCCATTTCATCTGTTGAAGGAACGTATTGAAGCATTGTGGCCATGCAACTTTCTTCACCAGCTGACTCGCGTTTGA